Proteins from one Mycobacterium sp. HUMS_12744610 genomic window:
- a CDS encoding 3-hydroxyacyl-CoA dehydrogenase: MSTRIRNVTVLGAGVLGSQIAFQSAFKGFAVVSYDINADALEAATKRYDTLVTTYTEEVPDARDGAAAAALDRITLTSDLAEAAENADLIIEAVPEVLALKRETYTKLAALAPPKTIFATNSSTLLPSDLKDATGRPDRFLALHFANRVWQFNTAEIMGTADTDPKVFAEVVEFAKAIGMVPIALHKEKAGYVLNSLLVPFLNAAAGLAFGGYADPPDVDSTWRIATGAPLGPFQMLDIIGLNTPYNIMVHGDAESQEIAAWLKENYIDKGKLGLATGEGFYTYQ; this comes from the coding sequence ATGAGCACCCGCATCCGCAACGTGACAGTCCTGGGCGCCGGCGTCCTCGGCTCGCAGATCGCCTTCCAGTCGGCCTTCAAGGGCTTCGCCGTCGTCTCCTACGACATCAACGCCGACGCGCTGGAAGCCGCCACAAAACGCTACGACACCCTGGTGACTACTTACACCGAGGAGGTTCCCGACGCCAGGGACGGAGCGGCGGCCGCGGCGCTGGATCGGATCACCTTGACCTCGGATCTCGCCGAAGCCGCGGAAAACGCCGACCTGATCATCGAGGCGGTTCCCGAGGTCCTCGCACTGAAACGGGAAACGTACACAAAGCTCGCCGCGCTGGCACCGCCGAAGACGATCTTCGCCACCAATTCCTCGACGCTGCTGCCCAGCGACCTCAAAGATGCCACGGGTCGTCCCGACCGATTCCTGGCGCTGCACTTCGCCAACCGGGTCTGGCAGTTCAACACCGCCGAGATCATGGGCACGGCCGATACCGACCCCAAGGTCTTTGCCGAGGTCGTCGAATTCGCCAAAGCCATTGGCATGGTGCCCATTGCATTGCACAAAGAGAAAGCGGGGTATGTGCTCAACTCGCTGCTGGTGCCGTTCTTGAACGCCGCGGCCGGGCTGGCCTTCGGCGGCTATGCCGACCCGCCGGACGTCGACAGCACCTGGCGCATCGCCACCGGCGCGCCGCTGGGCCCGTTCCAGATGCTCGACATCATCGGCCTCAACACTCCCTACAACATCATGGTCCACGGGGATGCCGAATCTCAGGAGATCGCCGCCTGGCTCAAGGAAAACTACATCGACAAGGGCAAGCTTGGCCTGGCCACCGGCGAGGGCTTCTACACCTACCAGTGA
- a CDS encoding PE family protein, whose translation MSIDPAAAAIGAKLIEVAARGLGSGAIALPAVAGLAPAGAEEVSLQAAASFAAEGEAMLALTSAAQEELARAGAALMDIARVYSEADDAAAGLIRSATLPGAAGSAARTPLLANLLDGVAAVNPSAMVPAAGTVASALLAAAGAASTVLGVATGPPSAISSFSQGASAGGAAGPALASAVVENDDQSGPDGTGEQSGGALI comes from the coding sequence ATGTCCATTGATCCGGCCGCCGCCGCCATCGGGGCGAAACTGATCGAGGTGGCCGCCCGCGGGCTGGGGTCCGGCGCCATCGCGTTACCGGCCGTTGCCGGATTGGCGCCCGCCGGGGCCGAAGAGGTCTCCCTGCAGGCGGCGGCGAGCTTCGCGGCCGAGGGTGAGGCGATGCTGGCGTTGACCAGCGCGGCCCAGGAGGAGCTCGCGCGAGCGGGGGCGGCATTGATGGACATCGCCCGCGTCTATTCAGAGGCCGACGACGCGGCGGCGGGCTTGATTCGCTCGGCGACGCTGCCCGGCGCGGCCGGGTCGGCGGCCCGCACCCCGCTGTTGGCCAACCTGCTCGACGGGGTCGCGGCGGTGAACCCGTCGGCGATGGTGCCGGCCGCGGGGACCGTGGCGTCGGCGCTGCTGGCCGCGGCGGGCGCCGCATCGACGGTCCTGGGTGTTGCCACCGGGCCACCGAGCGCGATCAGCTCGTTCTCCCAGGGCGCGTCGGCAGGCGGTGCCGCCGGGCCGGCGCTGGCGTCGGCGGTGGTCGAGAACGACGATCAGTCCGGGCCGGACGGTACCGGCGAACAGTCCGGTGGGGCCCTGATCTGA
- a CDS encoding dihydrolipoyl dehydrogenase, with protein sequence MDNVDVLTIGAGGGGYPAAFRLAAAGRRVVMVDPKGVMSGNCLAEGCVPSKAVREIAHHLLRHRRFQKSGLHGDVSVDYSEVVAHKDQVQTRRYEQHDAELRAAPNVALLTGTARIEDPHTVAVDTPEGLRRFTARNIIVASGSDISVPPIPGLEHCLSSRDLYALHPSLSTLPSSMLVIGGGYVGLETASFFSAFGCRVTVFEREAQLLPGMDPDMVAQLVPLLDPNIDIILQAEVRRVEPTSQGVRVVFFDGTAEQHRSAQQAFQALGRHPVIPAGLREIGVTIGAHGVQADPTLQTNLRHIYACGDVNGRTPLFHAAVRQSVAAAANILAGDHHADAVDFLSTPTTVFTLPAAAYVGLTRASAAAAGISIEESAYSFAEDSRAQIFGETQGEIRLFFQTGSLRLVGGWVVGIDAGNLIGQIGLAVSRGLDARDLAAFADQHPMSAEGISRAARSLF encoded by the coding sequence ATGGATAACGTCGATGTGCTCACGATCGGTGCGGGCGGCGGTGGCTACCCCGCGGCGTTCCGGCTGGCAGCTGCGGGACGCCGGGTCGTGATGGTCGATCCCAAGGGGGTGATGAGCGGAAATTGCCTGGCCGAGGGCTGTGTGCCGTCCAAAGCGGTGCGCGAGATCGCCCATCACCTCCTGCGGCACCGACGCTTTCAAAAAAGTGGGCTGCACGGGGACGTCTCCGTCGACTACTCCGAGGTGGTCGCCCACAAGGACCAGGTGCAGACCCGTCGCTACGAGCAGCACGATGCGGAGTTGCGGGCAGCACCCAATGTCGCCCTGCTCACGGGAACCGCCCGCATCGAAGATCCGCACACGGTGGCGGTGGACACCCCGGAGGGGCTACGTCGATTCACTGCGCGCAATATCATCGTCGCCAGCGGCTCCGACATTTCCGTTCCACCGATCCCCGGCCTGGAGCACTGCCTCAGCAGCCGGGATCTGTATGCACTGCACCCGTCCCTGTCGACGCTGCCGTCCTCCATGCTGGTGATCGGCGGCGGTTACGTGGGATTGGAGACGGCGTCGTTTTTTTCGGCTTTTGGCTGTCGGGTGACCGTGTTCGAAAGGGAAGCACAGCTACTGCCCGGTATGGATCCCGACATGGTCGCGCAGCTGGTTCCGCTTTTGGATCCGAATATCGACATCATCCTGCAGGCCGAAGTCCGGCGGGTCGAACCAACCTCGCAGGGCGTTCGGGTGGTGTTCTTCGACGGAACCGCGGAACAGCACAGGTCGGCGCAGCAAGCGTTTCAGGCGCTCGGCCGCCACCCGGTGATTCCCGCGGGCCTGCGCGAGATCGGTGTTACGATCGGCGCCCACGGCGTGCAGGCCGATCCCACCCTGCAAACCAATCTGCGCCACATCTACGCCTGCGGCGACGTCAACGGGAGAACTCCTCTCTTTCACGCCGCGGTCCGCCAGTCCGTGGCCGCCGCGGCGAACATCCTGGCAGGTGATCACCACGCCGACGCCGTGGACTTTCTGTCAACTCCCACAACGGTCTTCACGCTTCCCGCCGCCGCCTACGTCGGTCTGACCCGCGCATCTGCGGCGGCAGCGGGAATCTCGATCGAAGAGAGTGCCTACTCATTTGCCGAGGACAGCCGGGCACAGATCTTCGGCGAAACCCAGGGCGAGATCCGGCTGTTCTTCCAAACGGGTTCACTGCGGCTGGTGGGCGGTTGGGTCGTCGGAATCGACGCAGGCAACCTCATCGGCCAGATCGGGCTCGCAGTCTCGCGCGGACTGGACGCCCGAGACCTCGCAGCCTTCGCCGACCAGCACCCGATGAGCGCCGAAGGAATCTCCCGGGCGGCCCGAAGCCTGTTTTAA
- a CDS encoding oleate hydratase has product MYYSSGNYEAFARPRKPEGVDDKSAWLVGAGLASMSAAAFMIRDGRFPGTKITILERLGLPGGALDGIKEPKRGFIIRGGREMEDHFECLWDLFRSVPSIEIEGASVLDEFYWLNKDDPNYSLCRATVNRGQDAHTDGLFALNAKAQKEIVKVFLASRAEMENKRIDEVFGRDFLDSNFWLYWRTMFAFEEWHSALEMKLYIHRFIHHVGGLPDLSTLKFTKYNQYESLVLPLYRWLLDQGVTFHFDTEVTDIDFDINTDRKQATRIHWIRDGGPGGVDLGPDDLVLTTIGSLTENSDNGDHHTPAVLNTGPAPAWDLWRRIAAKDSCFGRPDVFGGHIPETKWESATVTTLDRRIPEYIQKICKRDPFSGKVVTGGIVTARDSAWLLSWTVNRQPHFKQQPPDQIVVWLYGLFVDVPGDYVDKPMQDCTGEEITREWLYHLGVPEGETPELAAKGARTVPVMMPYVTAFFMPRAAGDRPDVVPEGAVNFAFIGQFAETTRDCIFTTEYSVRTGMEAAYRLLGIDRGVPDVFDSTYDIRSLLAAAVHLRDGKEVDIPIPEILRQRLVDKMSRNEIGELLVEYGLIKG; this is encoded by the coding sequence GTGTATTACAGCAGCGGTAACTATGAGGCTTTCGCCCGCCCCCGCAAACCCGAGGGCGTTGACGACAAGAGCGCCTGGCTGGTCGGCGCCGGCCTGGCGTCGATGTCGGCGGCGGCGTTCATGATCCGCGACGGCCGGTTTCCCGGCACCAAGATCACCATTCTGGAACGACTCGGGCTGCCCGGCGGGGCGCTCGACGGCATCAAAGAGCCTAAGCGGGGCTTCATCATTCGCGGCGGCCGCGAGATGGAGGACCACTTCGAATGTCTGTGGGACCTGTTTCGCTCCGTGCCGTCCATCGAGATCGAGGGCGCCAGCGTCCTCGACGAGTTCTACTGGCTGAACAAGGACGACCCGAACTACAGCCTGTGCCGCGCCACGGTCAACCGCGGCCAGGATGCGCACACCGACGGTTTGTTCGCTCTGAACGCCAAGGCGCAGAAGGAGATCGTCAAGGTCTTCCTCGCCTCGCGCGCCGAGATGGAGAACAAACGCATCGACGAGGTGTTCGGCCGCGACTTCCTCGACAGCAATTTCTGGCTGTACTGGCGCACGATGTTCGCGTTCGAGGAGTGGCACAGCGCGCTGGAGATGAAGCTCTACATTCACCGGTTCATTCACCACGTCGGTGGACTGCCCGACCTGTCGACGCTGAAGTTCACCAAGTACAACCAGTACGAATCGCTGGTCCTGCCGCTCTACCGGTGGCTGCTCGATCAGGGTGTGACGTTTCACTTCGACACCGAAGTCACCGACATCGACTTCGACATCAACACAGACCGCAAGCAGGCCACCAGAATTCACTGGATACGCGACGGTGGGCCCGGCGGGGTTGACCTCGGACCCGACGATCTGGTGTTGACCACCATCGGCTCGCTGACCGAAAACTCCGACAATGGCGACCACCACACCCCCGCCGTGCTCAACACCGGCCCGGCCCCGGCATGGGATCTGTGGCGGCGTATCGCGGCCAAGGATTCCTGCTTCGGGCGCCCGGACGTGTTCGGCGGTCACATCCCGGAAACCAAATGGGAATCGGCCACCGTCACCACGTTGGATCGGCGGATCCCGGAATACATTCAAAAGATCTGCAAGCGGGATCCTTTCAGCGGCAAGGTCGTCACCGGCGGGATCGTGACGGCAAGAGACTCCGCATGGTTGCTGAGCTGGACGGTCAACCGTCAGCCCCATTTCAAGCAGCAGCCACCCGATCAGATCGTGGTGTGGCTGTATGGACTGTTCGTCGACGTGCCGGGCGACTACGTCGATAAACCGATGCAGGATTGCACCGGGGAGGAGATCACCCGGGAATGGCTCTACCACCTGGGCGTCCCCGAGGGGGAGACTCCCGAGCTGGCTGCCAAAGGCGCCAGGACGGTGCCGGTGATGATGCCCTACGTCACCGCGTTCTTCATGCCCCGCGCGGCCGGTGACCGCCCAGACGTCGTTCCCGAGGGGGCCGTGAACTTCGCGTTCATCGGCCAGTTCGCCGAGACGACCCGCGATTGCATCTTCACGACCGAATACTCGGTGCGCACGGGCATGGAGGCCGCCTATCGGCTGCTCGGCATTGACCGCGGCGTGCCGGACGTGTTCGATTCGACCTACGACATCCGCAGCCTCCTGGCCGCCGCCGTGCACCTGCGCGACGGCAAGGAGGTCGACATCCCCATCCCGGAGATCCTGCGTCAACGCCTCGTCGACAAGATGAGCCGCAACGAAATCGGCGAGCTGCTCGTCGAATACGGCTTGATCAAAGGCTGA
- a CDS encoding NAD(P)/FAD-dependent oxidoreductase, with translation MTEAKPRVLVLGSSFAGLTTARFIREHAGEAVDLAVVDRNPYLTFVPNIQMEVLADRDPLESMLLETPKIHDRDGNTFLNAEVIAIDPDARRVHVVPSDRPGAATEVLGYDYLVIALGNRLAYDQIEGFGEHGDTVSSGYYGNKLRRRLAAYKGGPIAIGSARFHQGLQGKPDWLPVGLAACEGPPLELALAMAHWLGEHHLGDAHRITLFTPAGMIAEDAGEQIVAGFLKMAAERGFGYLNKTDDVVRLTADGIEFRNGASLEAEIKIVLPDWVPHPFLKDLPVTDEMGFVLTDRRMRNPEHRELFAVGDAAALTVPKLGGLGHQQAEIVARQIAIDVGVLAPDDAGPDYQPEILCFGDIGAHQGFYIYSNTWFGGHTSVFKMGHAPYAMKLAFKEMYFRTGGKPPAFGVPATHLLMDHFPGE, from the coding sequence ATGACCGAGGCCAAACCGCGGGTCCTGGTACTGGGGAGCAGCTTTGCCGGGCTGACCACCGCGCGATTCATTCGTGAGCACGCCGGTGAGGCCGTCGATCTCGCCGTCGTCGACCGCAACCCCTATCTGACGTTCGTGCCGAACATCCAGATGGAGGTGCTCGCCGACCGCGATCCCCTCGAATCGATGCTACTGGAAACACCCAAGATCCACGACCGCGACGGCAACACCTTCCTGAACGCGGAGGTGATCGCCATCGACCCCGATGCCCGGCGCGTACACGTGGTCCCGAGCGACCGTCCGGGCGCGGCGACCGAGGTGCTCGGCTACGACTACCTGGTGATCGCGCTCGGGAACCGTCTGGCCTACGACCAGATCGAAGGCTTCGGGGAACACGGTGACACGGTCTCCAGCGGCTACTACGGCAACAAGCTGCGTCGCCGTCTCGCGGCGTACAAGGGCGGGCCGATCGCCATCGGCTCGGCCCGGTTCCATCAGGGACTGCAGGGCAAACCGGACTGGCTGCCCGTCGGGCTCGCCGCCTGTGAGGGACCGCCTCTGGAGCTCGCGCTGGCGATGGCGCACTGGCTCGGGGAACACCATCTGGGCGACGCGCATCGCATCACGCTGTTCACCCCCGCGGGGATGATCGCCGAGGATGCCGGCGAACAGATCGTCGCCGGATTTTTGAAGATGGCGGCCGAACGCGGATTCGGCTATCTGAACAAGACCGACGACGTCGTGCGTCTTACCGCCGACGGGATAGAATTCCGCAACGGCGCGAGCCTGGAGGCAGAGATCAAGATCGTCCTGCCGGACTGGGTGCCGCACCCGTTCTTGAAGGATCTGCCGGTCACCGACGAGATGGGTTTCGTGCTCACCGACCGCCGGATGCGCAACCCCGAGCATCGCGAGCTATTCGCCGTCGGCGACGCGGCGGCACTCACGGTGCCCAAGCTGGGAGGCCTGGGACACCAGCAAGCAGAGATCGTGGCCCGTCAGATCGCCATCGACGTCGGCGTACTGGCCCCCGACGACGCCGGGCCGGACTACCAGCCCGAAATTCTCTGCTTCGGCGACATCGGTGCGCACCAAGGCTTCTATATCTACTCGAACACCTGGTTCGGCGGCCACACCTCCGTATTCAAAATGGGCCACGCTCCCTACGCGATGAAGCTGGCGTTCAAAGAGATGTACTTCCGCACCGGAGGGAAGCCCCCGGCGTTCGGCGTGCCGGCCACTCACTTGCTGATGGACCACTTTCCGGGCGAATAG